A section of the Ruania halotolerans genome encodes:
- a CDS encoding polysaccharide lyase family 8 super-sandwich domain-containing protein: protein MQLTRRHVLSIIPAAGLFTVGAPLLAHADTPTQHTRLLANTVAMLAGTTESNARPEVAPKVAAIESAAQIRLADMADAGAGELFAGQPLGSNDTHLRRTTTYLYEIALATRTPGSDLLDDVDVQRQVIDGLVWLHEHYLADQQAGYYGNWFNWEIGFPTDVTRTLVLLADELATYRPDLVTTYIATMDAYLRNGVGGDVNLDSRFHTGANLADITTNRILQGALTGDDARISKAIADQSTVFATIDPYNLAHGVTDGYYADGSFIQHHSVAYTGSYGKGLLTRVVQTVKILDGTSQTSNADLVAVVTGWVRHGFAPLIYQGWMMEIVKGRAVSRTTTGYTDVRVVAEAIVDLSAYASDQDASDLEAYVKHLDSASPEMLDSSRFDSPVSIARFAQIVGDSSIPAADLNPDEDHVAFNAMDRTVHRRPGYAFALARSSDRISKYEYMNGENLLPWFQGDGAHHLYLSDVDQTEAFGVDYYTTVAPYRFGGVTAPVEERRSIPELYGERWYENPDHPLEFTSSSQSQNTYVYFPRGTNPHSGGATLGSLGAVAMVLSDDVAYADKQAGILPEDFVTYQNASATKSWFMFDDEVVVLAAGIDGRSGRDAVTSLDSRIANPGDDVQITGALRDGSPWSGTGEAPLAWLRYVNADQGGAVGYVLLDEHDVDVTLEVVTRSRRAIRLSNPNTRVTKQVFGLSVNHPAGSGPDAIAYALLPHADEASLAAYPGPLSVLRNNDRVQAVKHTGLGVVAANVFVEGTHQAERLAIDGPASVIARRRDGAVELAVSDPTMRRESVSVTVRGRPLALAEADDGVTVARVPGGTKVTVRTHQAHGRTFTATLT, encoded by the coding sequence ATGCAGCTCACCCGCCGTCACGTCTTGTCCATCATTCCCGCCGCTGGACTCTTCACCGTCGGCGCTCCGCTGTTGGCACATGCCGACACGCCGACGCAGCACACCCGTTTGCTCGCCAACACTGTGGCGATGCTGGCTGGTACCACCGAGTCGAATGCGCGTCCGGAGGTTGCGCCGAAGGTGGCGGCGATCGAGTCCGCCGCGCAGATCCGATTGGCAGATATGGCCGACGCCGGCGCCGGCGAGCTTTTCGCCGGGCAGCCGCTGGGCTCGAATGACACCCACCTGCGCCGGACGACCACCTACCTCTACGAGATCGCCCTGGCGACCCGTACTCCCGGATCCGACCTGCTCGATGACGTCGACGTTCAGCGGCAGGTGATCGACGGCCTGGTCTGGCTGCACGAGCACTATCTCGCCGACCAGCAGGCGGGCTACTACGGCAATTGGTTCAACTGGGAGATCGGCTTCCCGACCGACGTCACGCGCACGCTTGTCCTCCTGGCCGACGAACTCGCCACCTACCGGCCAGATCTAGTGACCACCTACATCGCGACGATGGACGCCTACCTGCGCAACGGCGTCGGTGGCGATGTGAATCTCGATTCCCGCTTCCACACCGGTGCGAACCTGGCCGACATCACCACCAACCGCATCCTGCAGGGCGCCCTCACCGGCGACGACGCGCGCATCTCCAAGGCAATCGCGGACCAGTCGACCGTGTTCGCCACGATTGATCCGTACAACCTTGCCCATGGCGTGACCGATGGATACTACGCGGACGGCTCCTTCATCCAGCACCATTCGGTCGCCTACACGGGCTCCTACGGGAAGGGTTTGCTCACCAGGGTTGTCCAGACCGTGAAGATCCTCGACGGTACGTCACAGACCAGCAACGCGGACCTCGTTGCGGTCGTGACGGGTTGGGTCCGCCATGGCTTCGCCCCGCTGATCTATCAGGGCTGGATGATGGAGATCGTCAAGGGGCGTGCCGTCTCGCGGACCACCACCGGATACACCGACGTGCGGGTGGTGGCCGAGGCCATCGTCGATCTGTCGGCCTATGCGAGCGACCAGGACGCCTCCGATCTCGAGGCGTACGTGAAGCATCTCGACTCCGCCTCACCCGAGATGCTCGACTCGTCCCGTTTCGACTCACCGGTCAGCATTGCCCGGTTCGCGCAGATCGTCGGCGACTCGTCGATCCCCGCTGCCGACCTCAATCCGGACGAAGACCATGTGGCGTTCAACGCGATGGACCGGACGGTGCACCGGCGCCCGGGCTACGCCTTCGCCCTGGCGCGCAGTTCGGACCGGATCAGTAAGTACGAGTACATGAACGGCGAGAATCTCCTGCCCTGGTTCCAGGGCGACGGCGCGCACCATCTCTACCTCTCCGATGTGGATCAGACCGAGGCTTTCGGCGTCGACTACTACACGACCGTGGCGCCGTACCGCTTCGGCGGTGTGACAGCGCCCGTGGAGGAACGTCGCAGTATCCCCGAGCTGTATGGTGAACGCTGGTACGAGAACCCGGACCATCCGCTCGAGTTCACTTCCTCGTCCCAATCCCAGAACACCTACGTCTACTTCCCGCGCGGCACGAATCCCCACTCGGGCGGGGCCACCCTGGGAAGTCTCGGCGCCGTCGCCATGGTGCTTTCTGACGACGTCGCGTACGCAGATAAGCAGGCCGGGATCCTCCCGGAGGACTTCGTCACCTATCAGAACGCCAGCGCCACCAAGTCCTGGTTCATGTTCGATGATGAGGTCGTCGTCCTCGCAGCCGGTATCGACGGTAGATCGGGGCGCGATGCGGTGACGAGTCTCGACTCCAGGATCGCGAACCCGGGAGACGACGTGCAGATCACCGGAGCACTCCGCGATGGGAGCCCATGGTCAGGCACCGGCGAGGCACCTCTTGCCTGGTTGCGCTACGTCAACGCCGATCAGGGTGGCGCCGTCGGGTATGTTCTGCTGGACGAGCACGACGTCGATGTCACACTCGAGGTTGTCACCCGCAGCAGGCGGGCGATCCGCCTCTCCAACCCGAACACTCGGGTGACCAAGCAGGTGTTCGGCCTCAGTGTGAATCATCCGGCCGGATCAGGGCCCGACGCGATCGCATACGCGCTGTTGCCGCACGCAGACGAGGCGTCGTTGGCGGCCTATCCAGGACCGCTCAGCGTGTTGCGGAACAACGACCGGGTCCAGGCTGTCAAGCACACCGGGCTCGGTGTGGTGGCCGCGAACGTGTTCGTGGAGGGAACCCATCAGGCGGAGCGGCTTGCGATCGATGGTCCCGCGTCGGTGATCGCCCGGCGGCGCGACGGAGCCGTGGAGCTTGCCGTCTCCGACCCGACGATGCGTCGTGAGAGCGTCTCGGTGACGGTCCGTGGCCGCCCGCTCGCCCTGGCCGAGGCCGATGACGGCGTCACGGTTGCCCGCGTACCGGGTGGGACCAAGGTCACCGTCCGGACGCATCAGGCCCACGGCAGAACCTTCACCGCCACCCTGACCTGA
- a CDS encoding bifunctional [glutamine synthetase] adenylyltransferase/[glutamine synthetase]-adenylyl-L-tyrosine phosphorylase has translation MARPVSLTGLLARAGFREASRDAEMFAEPFLAAVRARLDDAGLERLVGALGRAADPDRALLGLVRLGEAVENDAHRLQNVLAEDSASRDRLIGVLGASPALGDWLISHPDDVSIVLDVPDGIGSDPRRVRALMLRSVGADPSAPVPVAAAPAGDGTLDEMRRTYRRFLLEIATQDLTSSDPEALLPDVAAALAHLAGGALEAALALARAEFADHAAGVRLAVLGMGKTGGEELNYISDVDVIYVAEPAEGVAEDEAMRSGARLAAAMARMCSMPSREPALWEVDAALRPEGKNGPLVRTLESHLSYYERWAKTWEFQALLKARHVAGDTQLSSAYLEATRPLVWDAVGRENFVEDAQAMRRRVEDHVPIAEADRQIKLGRGGLRDVEFTVQLLQLVHGRVDPTIRSANTLDALAALAAGGYVGRDHAVELAQCYRFLRVLEHRVQLSRLRRTHLMPTGEEELRRLARAARLPVEGPGGLSARWRTTRRQVRRLHEDLYYRPLLPETARLSADDASLTAEAATARLRAIGYRDPSGATRHIKALTEGVSRRAAIQRQLLPVMLGWFAEGSDPDGALLAFRKLSDSLGSTHWYLKLLRDSGAAADRLAHLLSASTYVADNLAQLTDAVAWLDDDKDLQPRTTDALATHMDAMLVRRDDATKAASAVRFLRRRELTRGAIRDVLEHVPVDTCRRVISPAADMALAGALRIAAHEANVKHELTESPTAFLVVAMGRLGGAEVVYASDADVMFVHDPRPGADGQLASAWALEVANSIASLLGSMASEPQLAVDTALRPEGKQGPVVRTLDSYAKYYQRWALGWERQALLRARVACGDGELGERFTALIQEYRYPAGGLDSAELRELRRIKARVEAERLPRGVPATHHLKLGRGGLTDVEWTAQLLQLQHAGEHPELRVPGTREALLAARDLSLLSGSDADQLIRAWELATRLRNAIVLATGRARGQRVDILPAERQTLSTVSRLLGYEPGHAVDLEQDWLRAARRARTVMERVFYG, from the coding sequence ATGGCCCGGCCGGTGTCACTGACCGGACTACTCGCTCGCGCTGGGTTCCGTGAGGCGAGCCGCGATGCGGAGATGTTCGCCGAACCGTTTCTCGCCGCAGTGCGCGCGCGCCTCGACGATGCGGGTCTAGAACGTCTCGTCGGCGCCCTCGGCCGCGCGGCCGATCCGGACCGGGCACTACTCGGCCTGGTTCGTCTCGGTGAGGCCGTCGAGAACGACGCACACCGGTTGCAGAACGTACTCGCCGAGGACTCGGCTTCGCGGGATCGGCTGATCGGCGTACTCGGTGCCTCCCCGGCGCTCGGCGACTGGCTGATCAGCCATCCTGACGACGTGAGCATCGTGCTGGACGTTCCCGACGGAATCGGCAGCGATCCGCGCCGGGTACGTGCCCTGATGCTGCGCTCCGTCGGGGCCGATCCGTCCGCCCCGGTCCCCGTCGCCGCCGCACCCGCCGGTGACGGAACGTTGGACGAGATGCGGCGCACCTATCGCAGGTTTCTGCTCGAGATCGCCACCCAGGACCTGACCTCCAGCGACCCGGAGGCACTGCTGCCCGACGTGGCTGCCGCACTCGCGCACCTTGCCGGTGGAGCCCTCGAGGCAGCTCTCGCGCTCGCTCGCGCAGAGTTCGCTGACCATGCCGCGGGCGTGCGCCTGGCCGTCCTGGGAATGGGGAAGACGGGCGGCGAAGAACTCAACTACATCTCCGACGTGGACGTGATCTACGTCGCTGAACCGGCCGAGGGGGTGGCCGAGGACGAGGCCATGCGGTCCGGCGCAAGGCTGGCTGCCGCGATGGCGCGGATGTGTTCGATGCCGTCCCGGGAGCCGGCCCTCTGGGAAGTGGATGCTGCGCTTCGCCCGGAAGGCAAGAACGGACCCTTGGTGCGGACCCTAGAATCCCACCTCAGCTACTACGAACGGTGGGCCAAGACCTGGGAGTTCCAGGCATTGCTCAAAGCGCGGCATGTGGCTGGTGATACCCAGCTCAGTTCGGCATACCTGGAGGCCACTCGGCCCTTGGTGTGGGACGCCGTCGGCCGGGAGAACTTCGTGGAGGACGCGCAGGCGATGCGCCGGCGCGTGGAGGATCACGTGCCGATCGCCGAGGCGGACCGGCAGATCAAACTGGGCCGCGGTGGCCTGCGCGATGTGGAGTTCACCGTACAGCTGCTGCAACTCGTGCACGGCCGCGTGGACCCGACGATCCGTTCGGCGAACACTCTGGACGCTCTCGCGGCCCTCGCTGCCGGTGGATACGTGGGGCGCGATCACGCCGTTGAGCTCGCCCAGTGCTACCGGTTCCTGCGCGTGCTTGAGCATCGCGTCCAACTCAGCCGATTGCGTCGCACGCACTTGATGCCCACCGGCGAGGAGGAGCTACGCCGCCTGGCCCGGGCCGCCCGACTGCCGGTGGAAGGCCCAGGCGGCCTGAGCGCCCGATGGCGGACGACCCGCCGCCAGGTACGACGCCTGCACGAGGACCTGTACTACCGGCCGCTCCTGCCCGAGACCGCGCGGTTGTCCGCCGATGACGCCTCGCTGACAGCCGAGGCGGCCACGGCACGACTGCGAGCCATCGGGTACCGCGACCCGAGTGGTGCCACGCGGCACATCAAGGCACTCACCGAGGGTGTCTCGAGGCGAGCCGCCATCCAGCGGCAACTCCTGCCGGTGATGCTCGGCTGGTTCGCCGAAGGCAGCGATCCGGACGGCGCCCTGCTGGCGTTCCGCAAACTCTCGGACTCTCTCGGCAGCACGCACTGGTATCTCAAACTGCTGCGTGACTCCGGTGCCGCGGCGGACCGGCTCGCCCATCTTCTCTCGGCCTCCACCTATGTGGCGGACAATCTGGCCCAGCTGACTGACGCCGTCGCCTGGTTGGACGACGACAAGGACCTCCAGCCGCGTACGACCGACGCGCTCGCGACCCACATGGACGCGATGCTGGTGCGACGTGATGATGCGACGAAGGCAGCCTCGGCGGTGCGATTCCTGCGCCGGCGTGAGCTGACCCGCGGGGCAATCCGCGACGTGCTGGAACACGTACCGGTCGATACCTGCCGCCGGGTGATCTCCCCGGCGGCGGATATGGCGCTGGCCGGTGCGCTCCGAATCGCCGCCCACGAGGCGAACGTCAAGCACGAACTCACCGAATCCCCGACGGCCTTTCTCGTGGTGGCGATGGGCCGTCTGGGCGGTGCGGAAGTCGTATACGCCAGCGACGCCGACGTCATGTTCGTTCACGATCCGCGCCCAGGTGCCGACGGCCAGCTCGCGAGTGCCTGGGCACTCGAGGTCGCCAACTCGATCGCCAGTCTGCTCGGCTCGATGGCGAGCGAACCTCAGCTGGCGGTGGATACTGCCCTCAGGCCCGAGGGGAAGCAGGGGCCCGTCGTGCGCACCCTCGACTCCTATGCCAAGTACTACCAGCGGTGGGCGCTCGGCTGGGAGCGGCAGGCGCTGCTTCGCGCCCGGGTGGCGTGCGGCGACGGGGAGCTGGGCGAGCGGTTCACTGCGCTGATCCAGGAGTACCGATACCCGGCCGGTGGACTGGACTCCGCCGAGTTGCGTGAATTGCGCCGGATCAAGGCCCGCGTCGAAGCCGAGCGGTTGCCGCGCGGCGTCCCTGCCACCCATCACCTCAAACTCGGCCGCGGTGGTCTCACCGATGTGGAGTGGACCGCCCAGCTCCTGCAACTCCAGCACGCCGGAGAACATCCGGAACTCCGTGTTCCTGGCACCCGCGAGGCCCTGTTGGCCGCTCGCGACCTGTCGTTGCTGAGCGGTTCCGATGCGGATCAGCTCATCCGCGCATGGGAGCTGGCCACCCGCTTGCGGAATGCGATTGTTCTGGCGACTGGTCGAGCACGCGGTCAACGCGTGGATATCCTGCCGGCCGAGCGTCAGACTCTCTCGACCGTCTCGCGACTGCTCGGCTACGAGCCCGGCCACGCCGTGGACCTCGAACAGGACTGGCTGCGCGCGGCGCGTCGGGCACGCACGGTCATGGAGCGTGTGTTTTACGGGTGA